A single window of Rana temporaria chromosome 1, aRanTem1.1, whole genome shotgun sequence DNA harbors:
- the LOC120944416 gene encoding early nodulin-75-like has translation MSSACNCPNRHEPRKHKHHQPTHQKHKHHRPPRQEPTPHRPPRQEPTPHRPPRQEPTPHRPPRPQDVEEGEVVEIPTTGDEHVAEERPRFSHSRAQNILLQIKACSREMYVINQKMAFIEETFKDIIDDLGGN, from the exons ATGTcttctgcttgtaactgcccAAACAGACACGAGCCCAGAAAACACAAACATCATCAACCAACTCACCAGAAACACAAACATCACCGACCACCTCGTCAGGAACCCACACCTCACCGACCACCTCGCCAGGAACCCACACCTCACCGACCACCTCGCCAGGAACCCACACCTCACCGACCACCCAGAcctcaggatgtggaggaaggagaagtggtTGAAATTCCTACAACAG gggatgaacatgtgGCTGAAGAAAGGCCTCGATTCTCACATTCCAGGGCCCAAAACATCCTCCTCCAAATCAAGGCATGCAGTAGGGAGATGTACGTCATCAATCAAAAAATGGCCTTTATTGAGGAAACATTTAAGGACATAATTGATGACTTGGGGGGAAACTAA